One window of Mastacembelus armatus chromosome 20, fMasArm1.2, whole genome shotgun sequence genomic DNA carries:
- the mybl1 gene encoding myb-related protein A isoform X3: MDNVKSRSKDEDEELHPTHPESKEKSKDRKTLCKVKWSRDEDEKLKGLVEQHGTDSWKLIATFFPGRTDGQCKHRWQKVLNPDLVKGPWTKKEDQKVIDLVQKYGPRRWSVIAKHLQGRIGKQCRERWHNHLNPEVKKTSWTQEEDRIIYEAHKRLGNRWAEISKLLPGRTDNSIKNHWNCTMRRKVEHEGYMQHGSKTFTPSHPGAKKRHHKSCPPTPTEPKHTDRSPLPISGPNQMVGYPYEPHNRHLMDSLPDNSGFIPSLEQYSAWSDSVSDDTLTTSSSSLEEDAEITPWRGMEMPQGPPAELPVSTNKFLAVEDSIVPSTLQTIPEFAETMQLIDSMYVHLQDPVAWSDVASFDLSETATPPRHDQAGYSTVLQEGMIDSSMGYAVNSPNAISVHDKACASFGLGSLTPINSSKPPHASTGRRWTRQRGEPSPLCERACFSFFENISNSPKKTPTKSLPFTPSRFCNMSGAEHQNLDNPTLTSSPICSQRCLLNTPLHKESTPKHLKENDGSRTPKFRKTVMIPTPRTPTPFKKALAAQEKMHGPLKMEPQPLAFLEEDICEILKQETGADIFSRAEIQPSYKHNMDGQAKKVRKSLVLDPWGKDPLNIQLFQDQLNHVHVEDESLLSSSSLITPISGQEEHSDPIMSETEEPLLVPVYPYRFTSPRMKKVPATHKTLKHNTVQVSEWEAVVYGKTEDQLIMTELARQYLNPCPPSGFTSRGLVL; the protein is encoded by the exons CaaagatgaggatgaagagcTGCACCCCACACATCCAGAGAGCAAAGAGAAGAGCAAGGATAGAAAGACACTCTGCAAAGTAAAATGGTCCCGAGATGAG GATGAAAAGCTGAAAGGGCTTGTTGAGCAGCATGGAACTGACTCCTGGAAATTGATAGCAACCTTTTTTCCT gGGAGGACAGATGGTCAGTGTAAGCATCGGTGGCAGAAGGTGCTCAACCCAGACCTGGTGAAGGGACCCTGGACAAAAAAAGAGGATCAAAAG GTTATCGACCTGGTTCAAAAGTATGGTCCCAGACGATGGTCGGTGATTGCAAAGCACCTACAGGGAAGGATTGGGAAGCAGTGTCGTGAACGGTGGCACAATCACCTCAACCCAGAGGTGAAGAAAACTTCATGGACTCAGGAAGAGGATCGAATCATCTATGAGGCCCACAAACGGCTCGGCAACCGCTGGGCAGAGATCTCAAAGCTTCTTCCTGGGCG GACTGACAATTCCATTAAAAACCACTGGAACTGCACCATGAGGAGGAAGGTGGAGCATGAGGGCTACATGCAACATGGCTCCAAAACGTTTACTCCCTCACATCCTGGAGCGAAGAAACGCCACCACAAATCGTGTCCCCCAACTCCAACAGAACCCAAGCACACTGACCGCAGTCCCCTACCTATATCTGGACCCAACCAG ATGGTGGGATATCCTTATGAGCCTCACAACAGACACTTGATGGACAGTCTTCCTGATAATTCAGGCTTCATACCA AGTTTGGAGCAGTACTCAGCCTGGTCAGACAGTGTGTCTGATGACACACTGACCACAAGTAGCAGCAGCCTGGAGGAAGATGCTGAGATAACACCCTGGAGAGGTATGGAGATGCCCCAGGGACCTCCAGCTGAGCTTCCTGTCTCCACCAACAAGTTCCTGGCTGTGGAAGACAGCATTGTGCCCTCCACCTTGCAGACCATACCAGAGTTTGCAGAGACAATGCAGCTCATTGACTCA ATGTATGTTCATTTGCAGGACCCTGTTGCGTGGAGTGACGTGGCCAGCTTTGACTTGTCAGAGACAGCAACACCCCCCAGGCATGACCAAGCAGGATACAGCACTGTCCTGCAAGAAGGAATGATTGACAGTTCAATGGGCTATGCAGTCAACTCTCCGAATGCCATCTCAGTCCATGACAAGGCCTGTGCTTCATTTGGTCTGGGCTCTCTGACTCCCATCAACTCATCAAAACCCCCTCATGCATCGACTGGTAGGAGATGGACAAGGCAGAGGGGAGAACCATCTCCTTTGTGCGAGAGGGCCTGCTTCTCCTTCTTCGAAAATATCTCAAATTCTCCCAAGAAAACACCCACAAAGTCACTCCCATTCACCCCATCACGA TTCTGCAACATGTCAGGGGCAGAGCATCAGAATCTGGATAACCCTACCCTTACCTCAAGTCCAATATGTAGTCAAAGGTGTCTCCTAAACACTCCACTCCACAAAGAAAGCACACCTAAGCACCTGAAAGAGAATGATGG ATCCAGGACCCCTAAATTTCGTAAAACTGTAATGATTCCAACCCCAAGGACACCGACTCCCTTCAAAAAGGCTTTGGCTGCGCAAGAGAAAATGCATGGGCCTTTGAAGATGGAG cCACAGCCTTTGGCATTTTTAGAGGAAGACATTTGTGAAATTTTGAAGCAGGAGACAGGGGCAGACATCTTCAGCAGAGCAGAAATCCAGCCAAGTTACAAACATAat ATGGATGGGCAAGCTAAAAAAGTGCGCAAGTCCCTTGTGCTGGACCCCTGGGGTAAAGACCCCCTTAACATCCAACTCTTCCAAGACCAGCTCAACCATGTACAC GTTGAAGATGAAAGTCTGCTGTCGAGCTCCTCGCTCATTACCCCGATCTCTGGGCAAGAAGAGCACAGTGACCCTATAATGTCGGAGACAGAGGAACCTTTATTGGTCCCTGTATATCCCTATCGCTTTACTAGCCCCCGGATGAAGAAGGTCCCTGCCACCcacaaaacactaaaacacaacactgtACAG
- the mybl1 gene encoding myb-related protein A isoform X2, with translation MDNVKSRSKDEDEELHPTHPESKEKSKDRKTLCKVKWSRDEDEKLKGLVEQHGTDSWKLIATFFPGRTDGQCKHRWQKVLNPDLVKGPWTKKEDQKVIDLVQKYGPRRWSVIAKHLQGRIGKQCRERWHNHLNPEVKKTSWTQEEDRIIYEAHKRLGNRWAEISKLLPGRTDNSIKNHWNCTMRRKVEHEGYMQHGSKTFTPSHPGAKKRHHKSCPPTPTEPKHTDRSPLPISGPNQMVGYPYEPHNRHLMDSLPDNSGFIPPSCLDDPDREQRIKELELLLMSAENEVQRQVQCRGPCSLEQYSAWSDSVSDDTLTTSSSSLEEDAEITPWRGMEMPQGPPAELPVSTNKFLAVEDSIVPSTLQTIPEFAETMQLIDSDPVAWSDVASFDLSETATPPRHDQAGYSTVLQEGMIDSSMGYAVNSPNAISVHDKACASFGLGSLTPINSSKPPHASTGRRWTRQRGEPSPLCERACFSFFENISNSPKKTPTKSLPFTPSRFCNMSGAEHQNLDNPTLTSSPICSQRCLLNTPLHKESTPKHLKENDGSRTPKFRKTVMIPTPRTPTPFKKALAAQEKMHGPLKMEPQPLAFLEEDICEILKQETGADIFSRAEIQPSYKHNMDGQAKKVRKSLVLDPWGKDPLNIQLFQDQLNHVHVEDESLLSSSSLITPISGQEEHSDPIMSETEEPLLVPVYPYRFTSPRMKKVPATHKTLKHNTVQVSEWEAVVYGKTEDQLIMTELARQYLNPCPPSGFTSRGLVL, from the exons CaaagatgaggatgaagagcTGCACCCCACACATCCAGAGAGCAAAGAGAAGAGCAAGGATAGAAAGACACTCTGCAAAGTAAAATGGTCCCGAGATGAG GATGAAAAGCTGAAAGGGCTTGTTGAGCAGCATGGAACTGACTCCTGGAAATTGATAGCAACCTTTTTTCCT gGGAGGACAGATGGTCAGTGTAAGCATCGGTGGCAGAAGGTGCTCAACCCAGACCTGGTGAAGGGACCCTGGACAAAAAAAGAGGATCAAAAG GTTATCGACCTGGTTCAAAAGTATGGTCCCAGACGATGGTCGGTGATTGCAAAGCACCTACAGGGAAGGATTGGGAAGCAGTGTCGTGAACGGTGGCACAATCACCTCAACCCAGAGGTGAAGAAAACTTCATGGACTCAGGAAGAGGATCGAATCATCTATGAGGCCCACAAACGGCTCGGCAACCGCTGGGCAGAGATCTCAAAGCTTCTTCCTGGGCG GACTGACAATTCCATTAAAAACCACTGGAACTGCACCATGAGGAGGAAGGTGGAGCATGAGGGCTACATGCAACATGGCTCCAAAACGTTTACTCCCTCACATCCTGGAGCGAAGAAACGCCACCACAAATCGTGTCCCCCAACTCCAACAGAACCCAAGCACACTGACCGCAGTCCCCTACCTATATCTGGACCCAACCAG ATGGTGGGATATCCTTATGAGCCTCACAACAGACACTTGATGGACAGTCTTCCTGATAATTCAGGCTTCATACCA CCATCCTGCTTAGATGATCCTGACAGAGAGCAAAGAATTAAGGAGCTTGAACTGCTGCTTatgtcagcagaaaatgaagTCCAACGACAAGTGCAGTGCAGAGGTCCATGT AGTTTGGAGCAGTACTCAGCCTGGTCAGACAGTGTGTCTGATGACACACTGACCACAAGTAGCAGCAGCCTGGAGGAAGATGCTGAGATAACACCCTGGAGAGGTATGGAGATGCCCCAGGGACCTCCAGCTGAGCTTCCTGTCTCCACCAACAAGTTCCTGGCTGTGGAAGACAGCATTGTGCCCTCCACCTTGCAGACCATACCAGAGTTTGCAGAGACAATGCAGCTCATTGACTCA GACCCTGTTGCGTGGAGTGACGTGGCCAGCTTTGACTTGTCAGAGACAGCAACACCCCCCAGGCATGACCAAGCAGGATACAGCACTGTCCTGCAAGAAGGAATGATTGACAGTTCAATGGGCTATGCAGTCAACTCTCCGAATGCCATCTCAGTCCATGACAAGGCCTGTGCTTCATTTGGTCTGGGCTCTCTGACTCCCATCAACTCATCAAAACCCCCTCATGCATCGACTGGTAGGAGATGGACAAGGCAGAGGGGAGAACCATCTCCTTTGTGCGAGAGGGCCTGCTTCTCCTTCTTCGAAAATATCTCAAATTCTCCCAAGAAAACACCCACAAAGTCACTCCCATTCACCCCATCACGA TTCTGCAACATGTCAGGGGCAGAGCATCAGAATCTGGATAACCCTACCCTTACCTCAAGTCCAATATGTAGTCAAAGGTGTCTCCTAAACACTCCACTCCACAAAGAAAGCACACCTAAGCACCTGAAAGAGAATGATGG ATCCAGGACCCCTAAATTTCGTAAAACTGTAATGATTCCAACCCCAAGGACACCGACTCCCTTCAAAAAGGCTTTGGCTGCGCAAGAGAAAATGCATGGGCCTTTGAAGATGGAG cCACAGCCTTTGGCATTTTTAGAGGAAGACATTTGTGAAATTTTGAAGCAGGAGACAGGGGCAGACATCTTCAGCAGAGCAGAAATCCAGCCAAGTTACAAACATAat ATGGATGGGCAAGCTAAAAAAGTGCGCAAGTCCCTTGTGCTGGACCCCTGGGGTAAAGACCCCCTTAACATCCAACTCTTCCAAGACCAGCTCAACCATGTACAC GTTGAAGATGAAAGTCTGCTGTCGAGCTCCTCGCTCATTACCCCGATCTCTGGGCAAGAAGAGCACAGTGACCCTATAATGTCGGAGACAGAGGAACCTTTATTGGTCCCTGTATATCCCTATCGCTTTACTAGCCCCCGGATGAAGAAGGTCCCTGCCACCcacaaaacactaaaacacaacactgtACAG
- the mybl1 gene encoding myb-related protein A isoform X1 codes for MDNVKSRSKDEDEELHPTHPESKEKSKDRKTLCKVKWSRDEDEKLKGLVEQHGTDSWKLIATFFPGRTDGQCKHRWQKVLNPDLVKGPWTKKEDQKVIDLVQKYGPRRWSVIAKHLQGRIGKQCRERWHNHLNPEVKKTSWTQEEDRIIYEAHKRLGNRWAEISKLLPGRTDNSIKNHWNCTMRRKVEHEGYMQHGSKTFTPSHPGAKKRHHKSCPPTPTEPKHTDRSPLPISGPNQMVGYPYEPHNRHLMDSLPDNSGFIPPSCLDDPDREQRIKELELLLMSAENEVQRQVQCRGPCSLEQYSAWSDSVSDDTLTTSSSSLEEDAEITPWRGMEMPQGPPAELPVSTNKFLAVEDSIVPSTLQTIPEFAETMQLIDSMYVHLQDPVAWSDVASFDLSETATPPRHDQAGYSTVLQEGMIDSSMGYAVNSPNAISVHDKACASFGLGSLTPINSSKPPHASTGRRWTRQRGEPSPLCERACFSFFENISNSPKKTPTKSLPFTPSRFCNMSGAEHQNLDNPTLTSSPICSQRCLLNTPLHKESTPKHLKENDGSRTPKFRKTVMIPTPRTPTPFKKALAAQEKMHGPLKMEPQPLAFLEEDICEILKQETGADIFSRAEIQPSYKHNMDGQAKKVRKSLVLDPWGKDPLNIQLFQDQLNHVHVEDESLLSSSSLITPISGQEEHSDPIMSETEEPLLVPVYPYRFTSPRMKKVPATHKTLKHNTVQVSEWEAVVYGKTEDQLIMTELARQYLNPCPPSGFTSRGLVL; via the exons CaaagatgaggatgaagagcTGCACCCCACACATCCAGAGAGCAAAGAGAAGAGCAAGGATAGAAAGACACTCTGCAAAGTAAAATGGTCCCGAGATGAG GATGAAAAGCTGAAAGGGCTTGTTGAGCAGCATGGAACTGACTCCTGGAAATTGATAGCAACCTTTTTTCCT gGGAGGACAGATGGTCAGTGTAAGCATCGGTGGCAGAAGGTGCTCAACCCAGACCTGGTGAAGGGACCCTGGACAAAAAAAGAGGATCAAAAG GTTATCGACCTGGTTCAAAAGTATGGTCCCAGACGATGGTCGGTGATTGCAAAGCACCTACAGGGAAGGATTGGGAAGCAGTGTCGTGAACGGTGGCACAATCACCTCAACCCAGAGGTGAAGAAAACTTCATGGACTCAGGAAGAGGATCGAATCATCTATGAGGCCCACAAACGGCTCGGCAACCGCTGGGCAGAGATCTCAAAGCTTCTTCCTGGGCG GACTGACAATTCCATTAAAAACCACTGGAACTGCACCATGAGGAGGAAGGTGGAGCATGAGGGCTACATGCAACATGGCTCCAAAACGTTTACTCCCTCACATCCTGGAGCGAAGAAACGCCACCACAAATCGTGTCCCCCAACTCCAACAGAACCCAAGCACACTGACCGCAGTCCCCTACCTATATCTGGACCCAACCAG ATGGTGGGATATCCTTATGAGCCTCACAACAGACACTTGATGGACAGTCTTCCTGATAATTCAGGCTTCATACCA CCATCCTGCTTAGATGATCCTGACAGAGAGCAAAGAATTAAGGAGCTTGAACTGCTGCTTatgtcagcagaaaatgaagTCCAACGACAAGTGCAGTGCAGAGGTCCATGT AGTTTGGAGCAGTACTCAGCCTGGTCAGACAGTGTGTCTGATGACACACTGACCACAAGTAGCAGCAGCCTGGAGGAAGATGCTGAGATAACACCCTGGAGAGGTATGGAGATGCCCCAGGGACCTCCAGCTGAGCTTCCTGTCTCCACCAACAAGTTCCTGGCTGTGGAAGACAGCATTGTGCCCTCCACCTTGCAGACCATACCAGAGTTTGCAGAGACAATGCAGCTCATTGACTCA ATGTATGTTCATTTGCAGGACCCTGTTGCGTGGAGTGACGTGGCCAGCTTTGACTTGTCAGAGACAGCAACACCCCCCAGGCATGACCAAGCAGGATACAGCACTGTCCTGCAAGAAGGAATGATTGACAGTTCAATGGGCTATGCAGTCAACTCTCCGAATGCCATCTCAGTCCATGACAAGGCCTGTGCTTCATTTGGTCTGGGCTCTCTGACTCCCATCAACTCATCAAAACCCCCTCATGCATCGACTGGTAGGAGATGGACAAGGCAGAGGGGAGAACCATCTCCTTTGTGCGAGAGGGCCTGCTTCTCCTTCTTCGAAAATATCTCAAATTCTCCCAAGAAAACACCCACAAAGTCACTCCCATTCACCCCATCACGA TTCTGCAACATGTCAGGGGCAGAGCATCAGAATCTGGATAACCCTACCCTTACCTCAAGTCCAATATGTAGTCAAAGGTGTCTCCTAAACACTCCACTCCACAAAGAAAGCACACCTAAGCACCTGAAAGAGAATGATGG ATCCAGGACCCCTAAATTTCGTAAAACTGTAATGATTCCAACCCCAAGGACACCGACTCCCTTCAAAAAGGCTTTGGCTGCGCAAGAGAAAATGCATGGGCCTTTGAAGATGGAG cCACAGCCTTTGGCATTTTTAGAGGAAGACATTTGTGAAATTTTGAAGCAGGAGACAGGGGCAGACATCTTCAGCAGAGCAGAAATCCAGCCAAGTTACAAACATAat ATGGATGGGCAAGCTAAAAAAGTGCGCAAGTCCCTTGTGCTGGACCCCTGGGGTAAAGACCCCCTTAACATCCAACTCTTCCAAGACCAGCTCAACCATGTACAC GTTGAAGATGAAAGTCTGCTGTCGAGCTCCTCGCTCATTACCCCGATCTCTGGGCAAGAAGAGCACAGTGACCCTATAATGTCGGAGACAGAGGAACCTTTATTGGTCCCTGTATATCCCTATCGCTTTACTAGCCCCCGGATGAAGAAGGTCCCTGCCACCcacaaaacactaaaacacaacactgtACAG